The Rhododendron vialii isolate Sample 1 chromosome 5a, ASM3025357v1 genome contains a region encoding:
- the LOC131326201 gene encoding uncharacterized protein LOC131326201, whose amino-acid sequence MENKTLEYLGNPDDHQERLITSSSLDLNDSSIEFFSEDDEEETSYIEIALDEPLALSMIPQLCNQQGEGEGENAKAKSKEKSTTTGDYPDNQELEFRISSSPLVSTFPGFPSSTSPTLSSSTNTNNTTTSTSSSECSPAAADGYAIKSRGSPPKGHSKFSPMPIIGCTGNNKRKKQFPAFHRLLNVLLSAFKQSSLENTKESGRPDGYDDDKKTDLNATGSSEVVRNRKTSEPLTTAVNNGGGGVMKLIIKFKSISIRSGVASFLKPQQGVISPGGNNTSQQNKRGPNKQRLIKNYRIRIMKLFDKRTPVKPTNRQEDQSNFNRSSKMDKYSLDAIRGMLESLSVMKIGRSKGKQMSKSCSNSIKASPIHRGEVLVPREVRKTYTRDNSVQAAIAHCKSSFGQMNRG is encoded by the exons ATGGAAAATAAGACATTGGAGTACTTAGGAAACCCTGATGATCATCAAGAGAGATTGATCACCTCCAGCTCTTTAGACTTGAACGACTCCTCTATTGAGTTCTTCTCagaggatgatgaagaagaaaccAGCTACATTGAAATAGCCCTTGATGAACCACTTGCACTGTCAATGATACCCCAGCTATGCAACCAacaaggagaaggagaaggagaaaacgcgaaagcaaaatcaaaagaaaagagtactACTACCGGTGATTATCCTGATAATCAGGAATTAGAGTTTCGGATATCCTCATCCCCTCTAGTTTCAACATTCCCTGGCTTTCCTTCATCAACATCTCCCACCTTGTCTTCTTCCACCAACACCAATAATACCACCACTAGTACTAGTTCTTCCGAGTGCAGTCCTGCTGCTGCTGATGGGTATGCAATCAAATCTCGGGGATCACCGCCAAAAGGACATTCCAAGTTTTCACCTATGCCCATAATTGGTTGCACTGGtaataacaaaagaaagaagcagTTTCCAGCATTCCACCGCCTCTTGAATGTCTTGCTTTCGGCTTTCAAGCAATCATCATTGGAAAACACCAAGGAAAGTGGCCGCCCTGATGGTTATGATGATGATAAGAAAACAGATTTGAATGCGACTGGTAGCTCGGAGGTCGTAAGAAACAG GAAAACATCAGAACCATTGACAACTGCAGTGAataatggaggaggaggagtcatGAAGTTGATCATAAAGTTCAAATCCATAAGCATCCGGTCGGGGGTGGCTTCATTTTTGAAACCCCAGCAGGGAGTGATTTCTCCTGGAGGCAACAACACTAGTCAACAGAACAAGAGAGGTCCAAATAAACAGAGACTAATTAAGAATTACCGAATAAGAATTATGAAACTGTTTGACAAACGGACCCCAGTAAAGCCAACAAACCGGCAGGAAGATCAGTCCAATTTCAATAGAAGCAGCAAGATGGACAAGTACTCTTTGGATGCAATAAGGGGGATGTTGGAGTCTTTAAGTGTGATGAAGATTGGGCGTAGCAAAGGCAAACAGATGAGTAAAAGCTGCTCGAATTCAATCAAGGCCTCACCAATTCACAGAGGAGAAGTACTAGTTCCGAGGGAAGTAAGGAAAACTTACACAAGAGACAACTCAGTCCAGGCTGCAATTGCACACTGCAAGAGCTCATTTGGCCAAATGAACCGCGGATaa
- the LOC131326202 gene encoding calcium-binding protein CAST, which produces METAAAGSQRKRSSLIKGNTSSSSSFRLRSPSLNSVRLRRIFDLFDKNNDEIITVDELSQALQLLGLDADMSELDSMVKSHIKPGSIGLQFEDFESLHRSLNDAFFGIDEDMGVGGDNEEKACQQAESDLSEAFKVFDEDGDGYISARELQAVLGKLGLPEGREMDRVERMILSVDHNHDGRVDFFEFKDMMLRTVIVPSS; this is translated from the coding sequence ATGGAAACTGCAGCAGCGGGAAGTCAGCGCAAGCGCAGCAGTCTCATCAAGGGGAACACTAGCTCATCCTCCTCGTTTCGGCTTCGATCCCCGAGTCTCAACTCCGTTCGTCTACGTCGGATATTCGATCTGTTTGACAAGAACAATGACGAAATCATAACGGTGGATGAGCTCAGCCAAGCACTCCAACTCCTGGGCTTGGACGCCGATATGTCCGAGTTAGACAGCATGGTCAAGTCCCACATTAAACCGGGCTCCATAGGCCTTCAATTCGAAGACTTCGAATCCCTACACAGATCACTGAACGACGCCTTCTTTGGGATCGATGAGGATATGGGCGTAGGAGGAGATAATGAGGAAAAGGCGTGCCAGCAGGCGGAATCAGACCTGTCGGAGGCATTCAAGGTGTTCGACGAGGACGGCGACGGCTACATATCGGCGAGGGAGTTGCAAGCGGTGCTTGGGAAGCTTGGATTGCCCGAAGGCAGAGAGATGGACAGAGTGGAGCGCATGATCCTCTCCGTTGACCACAACCACGATGGCCGTGTTGACTTCTTCGAGTTCAAGGACATGATGCTACGCACCGTCATCGTCCCCTCCTCTTAA
- the LOC131326203 gene encoding uncharacterized protein LOC131326203, translated as MELESTPLSKKTNSMAPSPPPPPPPPQTSRKRRRNICLVVIAVILGLVLLMVILGLTVFKAKHPVTTVNSVALKDFEFSLNLAKLGVNLNVTLDVNLSIKNPNKVGFKYTNSSALLKYRGQVVGEAPLPASKIPSDKTVTMNLTLTVLADRLISNSNLYSDIISGTLPLSAFTRVAGKVYILKIIKIHVVSYTTCDIIIDVMNRSVTKQTCKYKTKL; from the coding sequence ATGGAATTAGAATCTACTCCTTTATCCAAGAAGACGAATTCAATGGcaccctctcctcctcctcctcctcctcctcctcaaacCAGTCGGAAACGCAGGAGAAACATATGTTTGGTAGTGATAGCTGTGATTCTGGGGCTAGTATTGCTGATGGTAATTTTGGGGCTCACTGTCTTCAAAGCCAAACATCCAGTAACCACCGTCAATTCCGTGGCTCTGAAAGATTTCGAGTTCTCTCTCAACTTGGCAAAGCTGGGAGTAAACCTAAATGTCACCCTCGACGTCAATCTCTCCATTAAAAACCCTAATAAGGTGGGATTCAAGTACACCAACAGCTCCGCGTTATTGAAGTACCGCGGCCAAGTGGTCGGCGAGGCTCCGCTCCCGGCTTCAAAGATACCTTCAGACAAAACCGTTACTATGAATCTGACGCTCACTGTATTGGCCGATCGATTGATCTCCAACTCCAATCTTTATTCGGACATCATCTCCGGTACGTTGCCCCTCAGCGCCTTCACCAGGGTTGCAGGCAAAGTTTACATCTTGAAGATTATCAAAATTCACGTGGTTTCTTACACTACCTGCGACATTATCATCGATGTCATGAACCGGTCGGTGACCAAGCAGACTTGTAAATATAAGACCAAATTatag